From Spiroplasma eriocheiris, the proteins below share one genomic window:
- a CDS encoding nicotinate phosphoribosyltransferase encodes MCKSFNRNYDAIYVEKTCKILEQYRKRDFITMQFFQWDNGVTLAGIDECLQLLRNNAQDPQSLEIYALKDGDIVNSFEPVLKIKGHYYQFGYLEGIIDGILARQSSIATNCANVIQAAKTKEVIYMNDRSDNWINQENDGYAAYVGGIRKFVTPAMIAKINDPNVKVVGTMPHSLIQAFNGNLIDTLAAYKGCFPNEKITALVDYNNDVINDSLQAARAFPNLYAVRVDTSKKLIDKYFIGKEDQFKGENIYGVNKHLIKALRQELDRHHFEKVKITVSSDFTVEKICEFEAEKVPVDFYGVGQILSKINLNFTGDAVMLNDYPQAKVGRTNIESDRLQKYLL; translated from the coding sequence ATGTGCAAATCTTTTAATAGAAACTATGATGCGATTTATGTTGAAAAAACTTGCAAGATTTTAGAACAATACCGGAAGAGAGATTTTATTACGATGCAGTTTTTTCAATGAGATAATGGTGTAACTTTAGCGGGCATTGATGAATGTTTACAACTTTTGCGTAATAACGCCCAGGACCCTCAAAGTTTAGAAATTTATGCTTTAAAAGATGGTGATATTGTTAATAGTTTTGAACCAGTTTTAAAAATTAAAGGACATTATTACCAATTTGGCTATTTAGAAGGAATTATTGATGGGATTCTTGCTCGTCAGAGTAGTATTGCTACTAACTGTGCAAATGTTATTCAAGCAGCCAAAACAAAAGAAGTTATTTATATGAACGACCGAAGTGATAATTGAATTAACCAAGAAAATGATGGGTATGCCGCTTATGTGGGAGGAATCAGAAAATTTGTAACTCCAGCAATGATTGCTAAAATTAACGACCCAAATGTCAAAGTAGTAGGGACAATGCCTCATTCTTTAATTCAAGCCTTCAATGGTAATTTAATCGATACATTAGCGGCTTACAAGGGATGTTTCCCTAACGAAAAAATTACAGCGTTAGTTGATTATAATAATGATGTTATTAACGATAGTTTACAAGCTGCACGTGCTTTTCCAAACTTATATGCAGTTCGTGTTGATACTTCAAAAAAATTAATTGATAAATATTTTATTGGGAAAGAAGATCAATTTAAAGGGGAAAACATTTACGGTGTTAATAAACATTTAATTAAAGCATTACGACAAGAACTAGATCGTCATCATTTTGAAAAAGTTAAAATTACAGTTTCTTCTGACTTTACTGTTGAAAAAATCTGCGAGTTTGAAGCAGAAAAGGTCCCTGTAGATTTTTATGGGGTTGGTCAAATTCTAAGTAAAATCAATTTAAATTTTACAGGTGATGCTGTAATGCTAAATGATTATCCCCAAGCAAAAGTTGGACGAACTAACATTGAGTCGGACCGGTTACAAAAATACTTATTGTAA
- a CDS encoding DUF1904 family protein, with protein MPIITIKGAKPEWTIEFKRDMVNKIAELANCDASRVSVWHDTSLWVTANENEDQTPPKIIVTVEWKSRKGIQNEVAELIYQYFKIRTHQQIDVIFREIDNFYYVNGERR; from the coding sequence ATGCCAATTATTACAATTAAAGGGGCTAAGCCAGAATGAACAATTGAATTTAAAAGAGATATGGTTAATAAAATTGCTGAATTAGCTAACTGTGATGCTAGTCGGGTTTCAGTTTGACACGATACTAGTCTCTGGGTTACTGCGAATGAAAATGAGGACCAAACACCGCCAAAAATTATTGTCACAGTCGAGTGAAAATCACGAAAAGGAATTCAAAATGAAGTTGCTGAACTAATTTATCAATATTTTAAAATCAGAACTCATCAACAAATTGATGTTATTTTTCGTGAAATTGATAATTTTTATTATGTTAATGGAGAACGCCGATAA
- the dusB gene encoding tRNA dihydrouridine synthase DusB, translated as MQIGKIKLQTKTILAPMAGVTNEAFRIISHELGAGLVYAEMVSDKAIVQKNQKTIEMIKVNPLEHPISMQIFGTDLETFVMAAKYVDEHSDCDIIDINMGCPAPKIAIKSQAGAALLKHPERIYEVVKGVVEAVSKPVTVKIRLGWDEENINCVEVAKLIEKAGAQAIAVHARTRNQFYSGKADWSWIKKVKTAVKIPVIGNGDIFTVEDAKRMLDETGCDAVMIARGVQGNPWFFQEINHYLATGEKLTSPSIAEWKRVIFRHADLLIALKGERIAISEMRKNLAFYFKGKPNATDYKARATRIESRIDLDNVVNDYIEYYNNSYNMSK; from the coding sequence ATGCAAATTGGAAAAATTAAACTGCAGACAAAAACAATTTTAGCACCAATGGCTGGAGTAACTAATGAAGCTTTTCGAATTATTTCACATGAATTAGGAGCTGGATTAGTTTATGCGGAAATGGTTAGTGATAAAGCAATTGTCCAAAAAAACCAAAAAACAATTGAAATGATTAAAGTTAATCCTCTTGAACATCCTATTTCAATGCAAATTTTTGGCACTGATTTAGAAACCTTTGTTATGGCGGCTAAATATGTTGATGAACATAGTGACTGTGATATTATTGATATTAATATGGGTTGCCCAGCTCCAAAAATCGCAATTAAATCACAAGCGGGAGCCGCGCTTTTAAAACATCCGGAACGAATTTATGAAGTGGTGAAAGGTGTTGTAGAAGCTGTTTCAAAACCAGTGACGGTAAAGATTCGGTTAGGATGAGATGAAGAAAATATTAACTGTGTAGAAGTTGCCAAGTTAATTGAAAAAGCGGGAGCCCAAGCAATTGCAGTACATGCTCGCACACGTAATCAATTTTATAGTGGGAAAGCTGATTGAAGTTGAATCAAGAAAGTCAAGACAGCCGTCAAAATTCCAGTGATTGGAAATGGTGATATTTTTACAGTCGAAGATGCCAAACGGATGTTAGATGAAACTGGATGTGATGCGGTGATGATTGCCCGGGGGGTGCAAGGAAACCCATGATTTTTTCAAGAAATTAACCACTATTTAGCAACCGGTGAAAAATTAACCTCACCAAGTATTGCAGAATGAAAACGAGTAATTTTTCGTCATGCTGATTTATTAATTGCTTTAAAAGGTGAAAGAATTGCAATTAGTGAAATGCGTAAAAACTTAGCTTTTTATTTTAAAGGAAAACCAAATGCGACAGATTATAAAGCACGAGCAACGCGGATTGAATCAAGAATTGATTTAGATAATGTTGTAAATGACTATATTGAGTATTATAATAATTCTTATAATATGAGTAAATAA
- a CDS encoding asparagine synthetase AsnA, which yields MAHGIHIGYSSILTLQETIAAIALIKVELLKRFTKEFNLLEVDFPLICSEETGFNDDFRITERPIDFDIQPSGIVGEVLQSPNKWRRYAVKKYGIQENEGLLTFSNVLRRDIKQSDVNAVNFTEIGFDKLLGKNVFSFDLIHTTVEKVWECLGAIEKILIKKYDKLTEKFDKQFNWIAHNELEKSMRLLTYQERLNKYTRENGATVLYGLEEIIQDGILVPNESQDTFDWKLYAKIFVYNFYQEKAICIGYCGITVDKEVLQKQTTITKETNKIKTKFDAMIATNELPVTLSFGIYKSQLDLYLLEKQHISEVISSVWEDDFMEYAEKNEIQVL from the coding sequence ATGGCACACGGAATCCACATTGGATATTCTTCAATTTTAACTTTACAAGAAACAATTGCGGCAATTGCCTTAATTAAAGTTGAACTTTTAAAACGTTTTACTAAGGAATTTAACTTATTAGAAGTTGATTTTCCGTTAATTTGTAGTGAAGAGACTGGTTTTAATGATGATTTTAGAATTACTGAACGACCAATTGATTTTGATATTCAACCAAGTGGAATTGTGGGCGAAGTTTTACAATCACCCAATAAATGAAGAAGATATGCTGTTAAAAAATATGGCATTCAAGAAAACGAAGGGTTGTTAACATTCTCTAATGTTTTGCGTCGTGATATTAAACAATCCGATGTGAATGCTGTTAATTTTACGGAAATTGGTTTTGACAAACTATTAGGAAAAAATGTTTTTAGTTTTGACCTCATTCACACCACTGTTGAAAAGGTCTGAGAATGTTTGGGGGCAATTGAAAAAATTTTAATTAAGAAATATGATAAATTAACCGAAAAATTTGATAAGCAATTTAATTGAATTGCCCACAATGAATTGGAAAAATCAATGCGGCTATTAACTTACCAAGAACGGTTAAATAAATATACTCGTGAAAATGGGGCAACTGTCCTTTATGGGCTAGAAGAAATCATTCAGGATGGGATTTTAGTTCCGAATGAATCACAAGATACTTTTGATTGGAAATTATATGCCAAGATTTTTGTTTATAATTTTTATCAAGAAAAAGCAATTTGTATTGGTTATTGTGGAATTACTGTTGATAAAGAAGTTTTACAAAAACAAACAACAATTACCAAAGAAACTAATAAGATTAAAACCAAATTTGATGCGATGATTGCAACCAATGAATTACCAGTGACTTTAAGTTTTGGAATTTATAAATCACAATTAGATTTATACTTACTAGAAAAACAACATATTAGTGAAGTGATCTCCTCAGTTTGAGAAGATGACTTTATGGAATATGCAGAAAAAAATGAAATTCAGGTTCTTTAA
- a CDS encoding ABC transporter permease produces MRRQSFLLFKNSFKQIWRNKTQIIGLILLVLLSSLIFTLMRVTTNRIINEYETLNEKSNLHDFIFDLDNTNYIGSLTGKTPENLEQTTINDIAKNINNSFSWSRVESRTFELSNNKHNRILKTIAVNYYSKIDKLVIIMGSNIGEDLTLIHSGVDISQQVVVNKEFADNNNIKIGSVIRIQPDDKGETLLVGSGTDLIKNNNTYNWFYVTGFGISADFATPIIDQTTPLPNKKREGIIYVHPSQFGLSWNVNDSYLSNGGYWLYNKSSEKLTISSNADREIYYVGKWNSFNNNARNLEVVSADIKKSYLSTTNKSDPLVYSVFDHRYRFAARTSLLKTTVNAYQTLLTLLLLIVLFISGITIALITRKNIDNAKVQIGILKALGYTNWKIMSTALTIPLVGSLIGCLLVYIPASFLQITTVNIFAQYFNLNFGSFYIDYLSFIYCLILTFGFLGLISMVITGIVIRFNPIELIKSEQIVKMGPVKRAMKKSVNKAGFYHRFRMSLFTSSMGKMTSVGFTMLLGTTLMTTSVIGPKIMADNQKVSYTGMNYKSAVEYAMPAANMPMSMFRTYNPHLPKWNYTTSSGGGFDYYHPDRYGDDKTKEILAGILENKINQEYYAPTALDPNASDAITTLGMNQLSYLGWKSFTKSSLDGLDRTTFYEPSLGAFIIGSAWPDGLKLYNFIMQADPASFYTKENYEVLRTFYRTYRSTITMHVRYKFRLPNTAGTSPKDIDYNQIAEYIKEELNTNRESVSKALLDNTGFIQELTSPELFEKNPRDNKHYFHLENEEVIINHSWSNLSPNEQVLWSNKVLAWFMTIFYGSIGQAVAQGTYSQAPYFIKQQIANAFQKKDAEFNLSFNTVPFDPSREEVGTYFRGTTDQRFNNSSYKITVYGLQSEQELHRPSYMQLDDVNGYPLNYLLTTPTDLTTTPINTVINQTVAKQLNLRVGDMIKMSTNGRIIEYKNDQGKFQKLVLDDINFSNIANANANETNVSLALGNTQFDSIPNLKGQPAFFNIGGPSAFTNQVQNGNVTQINDEQTYNFKVAGIYDGYGDPRAYISKTAADKLLGYDKTQTKLYEIFYNEWFNKTNQTIKDFIDFTKLPKTLNELVSLSKIDLNAAKIFKIFNHEFPIFNLKLSQEDNVADITNSYTVTSVYGDYTTVGLNGGEYNGLRYSVNGEGSTANVLPLYVHQQLLSQISAIINMILIAFAVLSLVISFVIILLTSNLVIYENRKTIATMKVLGYSDMQITNIVIGMYLPIIAIMFIIGFPLGWYIIQAVINYLAYHSTWVLPLFFAWWLVPLVMLIVFGIYIITFIIGWYSMQKINPIYALKVSD; encoded by the coding sequence ATGCGAAGACAATCATTTTTATTATTCAAAAATTCATTTAAACAAATTTGAAGAAACAAAACACAAATTATTGGATTAATTTTATTAGTCTTATTATCTTCATTAATTTTTACATTAATGCGGGTTACTACTAATCGAATTATCAATGAATATGAAACTTTAAATGAAAAATCAAATTTACATGATTTTATATTTGATTTAGATAATACTAATTATATTGGTAGTTTAACTGGAAAAACACCAGAAAACCTAGAACAAACAACTATTAATGATATTGCAAAGAATATTAATAATAGTTTTTCTTGAAGTCGGGTTGAATCACGAACATTTGAATTATCAAATAATAAACATAACCGAATTTTAAAAACAATAGCAGTTAATTATTATAGTAAAATTGATAAATTAGTAATAATTATGGGAAGTAATATTGGTGAAGACCTAACCTTAATTCACTCGGGAGTAGATATTAGTCAACAAGTGGTTGTTAATAAAGAGTTTGCTGATAATAATAATATTAAAATTGGTTCAGTAATTAGAATTCAACCAGATGATAAAGGCGAAACTTTATTAGTGGGAAGCGGAACTGATTTAATTAAAAATAACAATACTTATAATTGGTTTTATGTTACTGGTTTTGGAATTTCTGCTGATTTTGCCACACCAATTATTGACCAAACAACACCGTTACCAAATAAAAAGCGGGAAGGAATTATTTATGTTCACCCTAGTCAATTTGGTTTATCATGAAATGTTAATGATAGTTATTTATCAAATGGAGGATATTGGCTTTATAATAAATCAAGTGAAAAATTAACGATTAGTTCAAACGCTGATCGGGAAATTTATTATGTGGGAAAATGGAATAGTTTTAATAATAATGCGCGGAATCTTGAGGTAGTGTCAGCAGATATTAAAAAATCATATTTGAGTACTACTAATAAAAGTGACCCCTTGGTCTATAGTGTATTTGACCATCGCTATCGATTTGCCGCAAGAACTAGTTTATTAAAGACAACAGTTAATGCTTATCAAACATTATTAACTTTACTATTATTAATTGTACTATTTATTTCAGGCATAACAATTGCTTTAATTACCAGAAAAAATATTGATAATGCTAAAGTCCAGATTGGAATTCTCAAAGCGTTGGGATATACCAATTGAAAAATTATGAGTACAGCATTAACAATTCCGTTAGTTGGTTCTTTAATTGGTTGTTTACTGGTTTATATTCCAGCATCTTTTTTACAAATCACAACTGTTAATATTTTTGCCCAGTATTTTAACCTAAATTTTGGTAGTTTTTATATTGATTATTTATCTTTTATCTATTGTTTAATTTTAACATTTGGATTTTTAGGATTAATCTCGATGGTTATTACAGGAATTGTTATTCGTTTTAATCCAATTGAATTAATTAAATCTGAACAAATTGTTAAAATGGGACCGGTTAAACGGGCAATGAAAAAATCAGTTAATAAAGCTGGGTTTTACCATCGTTTTCGAATGTCATTGTTCACTTCCTCAATGGGGAAAATGACTTCCGTTGGTTTCACTATGTTATTAGGAACAACATTAATGACAACTTCGGTGATTGGACCAAAAATTATGGCGGATAATCAAAAAGTTAGTTACACAGGAATGAATTATAAATCAGCTGTTGAATATGCAATGCCGGCAGCTAATATGCCAATGAGTATGTTTCGAACATATAATCCCCATTTACCAAAATGAAATTATACTACTTCATCAGGGGGCGGTTTTGATTATTATCATCCTGACCGTTATGGTGATGATAAAACGAAAGAAATTTTAGCTGGGATCTTGGAAAATAAGATTAACCAAGAATATTATGCCCCAACAGCTTTGGACCCCAATGCTAGTGATGCAATTACAACATTAGGAATGAATCAATTATCTTATTTAGGTTGGAAATCGTTTACAAAGAGTTCTTTAGATGGATTAGACCGGACAACTTTTTATGAACCTTCATTAGGAGCCTTTATTATTGGATCAGCCTGGCCAGATGGATTGAAATTATATAATTTTATTATGCAAGCCGACCCTGCGAGTTTTTACACCAAAGAAAACTATGAAGTGTTAAGAACCTTCTATCGTACATACCGCTCAACAATCACAATGCATGTTCGGTATAAATTTCGATTACCAAATACAGCAGGTACTAGTCCAAAAGATATTGATTATAACCAAATTGCTGAATATATCAAAGAAGAATTAAACACTAATAGAGAGAGCGTAAGCAAAGCCTTATTAGATAATACTGGTTTTATTCAAGAATTAACTTCACCGGAATTATTTGAAAAAAATCCCCGGGATAATAAACATTATTTTCATCTAGAAAATGAAGAGGTTATTATTAACCATTCATGGAGTAATTTATCTCCAAATGAACAAGTTTTATGGTCAAACAAAGTTTTAGCATGGTTTATGACAATTTTTTATGGAAGTATTGGCCAAGCCGTTGCCCAGGGGACTTATAGTCAAGCACCATATTTTATTAAACAACAAATTGCCAATGCTTTTCAAAAAAAAGATGCAGAATTTAACCTTTCTTTTAATACAGTTCCCTTTGATCCTAGTCGAGAAGAGGTAGGAACATATTTTCGTGGAACAACTGATCAACGTTTTAATAATTCTTCTTATAAAATTACAGTGTATGGTTTACAAAGTGAGCAAGAACTGCACCGTCCTTCCTATATGCAGTTAGATGATGTAAATGGTTATCCCCTAAATTATCTTTTAACAACTCCAACGGATTTAACCACAACGCCAATTAATACTGTGATTAATCAAACAGTAGCTAAACAACTAAACTTACGCGTGGGAGATATGATTAAAATGTCAACAAATGGGCGAATTATTGAATATAAAAATGACCAGGGGAAATTTCAAAAGTTAGTCTTAGATGATATTAATTTTTCAAATATTGCGAATGCGAATGCCAATGAAACAAATGTTTCTTTAGCATTAGGAAATACTCAATTTGATTCAATTCCAAATTTAAAGGGACAACCAGCTTTCTTTAATATTGGTGGCCCTTCGGCCTTTACTAACCAAGTGCAAAATGGGAATGTCACCCAAATTAATGATGAACAAACTTATAATTTTAAGGTAGCTGGAATTTATGATGGTTATGGAGATCCTCGTGCTTATATTAGCAAAACTGCTGCTGATAAATTATTGGGTTATGATAAAACCCAAACAAAGTTATATGAAATTTTTTACAATGAATGATTTAATAAAACTAATCAAACAATTAAGGATTTTATTGATTTTACAAAGCTACCAAAAACATTAAATGAACTAGTTAGTTTAAGTAAAATTGATTTAAATGCAGCAAAAATTTTTAAAATTTTTAATCATGAATTTCCGATTTTTAATTTGAAATTATCTCAAGAAGATAATGTTGCTGATATTACTAATTCCTACACCGTTACTTCTGTGTATGGAGATTATACTACTGTTGGATTAAATGGTGGCGAATATAATGGCTTACGCTATTCAGTTAACGGAGAAGGAAGCACGGCAAATGTTTTACCATTATATGTTCATCAGCAATTACTAAGTCAAATCTCAGCAATTATTAATATGATTTTAATTGCCTTTGCCGTTTTATCATTAGTTATTTCCTTTGTTATTATCTTATTAACAAGTAATTTAGTTATTTATGAAAATCGTAAAACAATTGCCACAATGAAGGTTTTAGGTTATAGTGACATGCAAATTACCAATATTGTTATTGGGATGTATTTACCAATCATTGCCATTATGTTTATTATTGGGTTTCCATTAGGGTGATATATTATTCAAGCAGTTATTAATTATCTGGCTTATCATTCAACATGAGTTTTACCACTATTCTTTGCATGATGGTTAGTACCATTAGTAATGCTAATTGTTTTTGGAATTTATATTATTACCTTTATTATTGGCTGATATTCAATGCAAAAAATTAACCCAATTTATGCATTAAAAGTTAGTGATTAA
- a CDS encoding lipoprotein yields the protein MKKLLSILGIIGLSTTATFNLVACDNNQSEKETPNSKLALTKENWDGFIANYQWELNGNSIFNGKNQKNKLELNWSWMLAALGQKFKAVISDHFDLSTISSKIFFYTKSTIDQERISLITDHPQTADWNKFYLDLNTITDKAESGLGINFNEVYNLDGFFGIYDQETYHQHVDLELKKVTFKVKLTGMEANPQQLADQIAGLTPYIYQLNHGNLSKDDIEQILKYQNGVTNQKVFDIFNKQLTNNFKINNITIDNSTWNINEIKLQSLQVDFINKINKYLITLNYQVSVQVEPKNNIWSTGSQTAYLVLDK from the coding sequence ATGAAAAAGTTGTTATCAATATTAGGAATAATTGGATTATCAACTACAGCAACGTTTAATTTAGTTGCTTGTGATAATAATCAATCTGAGAAAGAAACTCCCAATTCAAAATTAGCATTAACAAAAGAAAATTGGGATGGTTTTATTGCTAATTATCAATGAGAATTAAATGGCAACAGTATTTTCAATGGCAAGAACCAAAAAAATAAATTAGAATTAAATTGAAGTTGAATGTTAGCAGCTTTAGGTCAAAAATTTAAAGCAGTAATTTCTGATCATTTTGACTTATCAACTATTAGTTCAAAAATATTTTTTTATACCAAATCAACAATTGACCAAGAGAGAATTTCTTTAATTACGGACCACCCCCAAACAGCTGATTGGAATAAATTTTATTTAGATTTAAACACAATTACTGATAAAGCTGAAAGTGGATTAGGAATTAATTTTAATGAAGTTTATAACTTAGATGGTTTCTTTGGCATTTATGATCAAGAAACTTATCACCAACATGTTGATTTAGAATTAAAAAAAGTTACATTTAAAGTAAAACTAACTGGGATGGAAGCAAATCCCCAACAGTTAGCAGATCAGATTGCGGGATTAACGCCTTATATTTATCAATTAAATCATGGTAATTTAAGCAAAGATGATATTGAACAAATTTTAAAATATCAAAATGGTGTTACAAACCAAAAGGTTTTTGATATTTTTAATAAACAATTAACAAATAATTTTAAAATTAATAATATTACAATTGATAATTCAACTTGAAATATTAATGAAATAAAACTCCAATCTTTACAAGTTGATTTTATTAATAAGATAAATAAATATTTAATAACTTTAAACTATCAAGTTAGTGTTCAAGTGGAACCTAAAAATAATATTTGGTCAACGGGTTCCCAAACTGCATATCTAGTTTTGGATAAATAA
- a CDS encoding 2-C-methyl-D-erythritol 4-phosphate cytidylyltransferase, with amino-acid sequence MDATYSAIIVGAGNSQRFQSKKNKLLFKLTNNLTIIETTLQTFLNDQKCTQIIVGVNDEIFTYLQPKYHDNYRVTFTIGGNERVDTIKNCLLNNKIINDIILIHDGARCYLTNDFIDKMLDDFVANDYQTLIPLLRINDAIKKINDKEIVETVHRSEYGLVQTPQMFKTSVLLGVYQNYQKNPHKLSPIYDDSQLVELYAPEIAIHYFPGSKDNIKVTYLEDIID; translated from the coding sequence ATGGATGCTACTTATAGTGCGATTATTGTGGGAGCTGGTAATTCACAACGTTTTCAAAGTAAAAAAAATAAGTTATTATTTAAATTAACCAATAATTTAACAATAATTGAAACAACTTTACAAACATTTTTAAATGATCAAAAATGTACTCAAATCATTGTGGGGGTTAATGATGAAATTTTTACTTATTTGCAACCAAAATATCACGATAATTACAGGGTTACTTTTACAATTGGTGGCAATGAACGTGTTGATACCATTAAAAATTGTTTATTAAACAATAAGATTATTAATGATATTATTCTAATTCATGATGGAGCTCGTTGTTATTTAACAAATGATTTTATTGACAAGATGTTAGATGACTTTGTTGCGAATGATTATCAAACCTTAATTCCCCTGTTAAGAATTAATGATGCCATTAAAAAAATTAATGATAAAGAAATTGTTGAAACAGTTCACCGATCGGAGTATGGGCTAGTTCAAACTCCCCAAATGTTTAAAACTAGTGTTTTATTGGGAGTATATCAAAATTATCAAAAAAATCCCCATAAATTAAGTCCAATTTATGATGATAGTCAATTAGTAGAATTATACGCTCCTGAAATTGCAATTCATTATTTTCCAGGAAGTAAGGATAATATTAAAGTAACTTATTTGGAAGATATAATTGATTAA
- the lysS gene encoding lysine--tRNA ligase translates to MDNRNFSEQEKIRRAKLDKLIAKGENPFVIAKFERTHTTKELYAEFNNYTKEQLETMDVPALISIAGRIRMFREAGKATFATLQDQNGTFQIYVRSDAIGEEKYQEFIDLDLGDIIGVTGTMMKTKTGELTVRVKTYHLLSKSLKPLPDKYYGMSDIEEKYRRRYVDLIMSPETKDVFIKRSRIISLMREYFNNKGYLEVETPVLQVIHGGAAAKPFITHHNTLDMEFYLRVATELPLKRLIVGGFEGVYEIGRLFRNEGMDKRHNPEFTTVEIYIAYQDMNFLMDLTENTICYIAKNILNADETEYGGQLISFKQPWKRWHIVDAIKETSGVDFWQKMSFAEAKKLAQEKNIHVEKFHTSVGHIINLFFEEFVEPILVQPTFIYGHPVEVSPLAKANASYPRFTDRFELFINGREYANAYSELNNPIEQYNRFESQLAERDNGNDEAHEMDIDFIEALEYGLPPTGGLGIGIDRLVMLLTGQDSIKDVLLFPHMRPRGK, encoded by the coding sequence ATGGATAATAGAAATTTTAGTGAGCAAGAGAAAATTAGACGCGCTAAATTAGATAAATTAATTGCCAAAGGTGAAAATCCTTTTGTCATTGCCAAATTTGAAAGAACACATACTACCAAAGAATTGTATGCTGAGTTCAATAATTATACTAAAGAGCAACTAGAAACAATGGATGTTCCGGCTTTAATTAGCATTGCCGGAAGAATTAGAATGTTTCGTGAAGCCGGAAAAGCAACTTTTGCGACCTTGCAAGATCAAAATGGCACTTTTCAGATTTATGTTCGAAGTGATGCGATTGGGGAAGAAAAATATCAAGAATTTATTGACTTAGATTTAGGTGACATTATTGGAGTAACGGGAACAATGATGAAAACTAAAACTGGTGAGTTAACTGTGCGGGTAAAAACATATCATTTATTAAGCAAATCGTTAAAACCGTTGCCAGATAAATATTATGGAATGAGTGATATTGAAGAAAAATATCGTCGTCGTTATGTAGATTTAATTATGTCACCAGAAACAAAAGATGTGTTTATTAAAAGAAGTCGGATTATTTCCTTGATGCGTGAATATTTTAATAACAAAGGTTATTTAGAAGTTGAAACTCCTGTTCTACAAGTAATTCACGGCGGGGCTGCTGCTAAGCCATTTATTACCCACCATAATACTTTAGATATGGAATTTTATTTACGAGTAGCTACAGAGTTACCATTGAAAAGATTAATTGTTGGAGGGTTTGAAGGAGTTTATGAAATTGGGCGATTATTCCGGAATGAAGGAATGGACAAAAGACATAATCCCGAATTTACAACGGTTGAAATTTATATTGCTTATCAAGACATGAATTTCTTAATGGATTTAACTGAAAATACAATTTGTTATATTGCCAAAAATATTTTGAATGCTGATGAAACGGAATATGGTGGTCAATTAATTTCATTTAAACAACCTTGAAAACGTTGACATATTGTTGATGCAATTAAAGAAACAAGTGGAGTTGATTTTTGACAAAAAATGTCATTTGCCGAAGCTAAAAAACTAGCTCAGGAAAAAAACATTCATGTTGAAAAATTCCATACTAGTGTTGGACATATTATTAACTTATTTTTTGAAGAATTTGTTGAACCAATTTTAGTCCAACCAACATTTATTTATGGTCATCCTGTTGAAGTATCACCGTTAGCAAAAGCAAACGCTAGTTATCCGCGATTTACTGACCGGTTTGAATTATTTATTAATGGTCGCGAATATGCAAATGCGTATTCAGAGTTAAACAATCCAATTGAACAATATAATCGTTTTGAGAGTCAGTTGGCAGAACGGGACAATGGAAATGATGAAGCTCACGAAATGGATATTGATTTTATTGAAGCATTAGAATACGGACTGCCACCAACGGGAGGATTAGGAATTGGTATTGACCGGTTAGTAATGTTATTAACGGGACAAGATTCAATTAAAGATGTTTTATTATTCCCCCATATGCGTCCACGAGGGAAATAG